The Leucoraja erinacea ecotype New England unplaced genomic scaffold, Leri_hhj_1 Leri_73S, whole genome shotgun sequence genome segment aacattgagttgtctgccagttggccaatcacgcgctttgtttcaggctagcacacaacacggctgagggggcttcacagatgcctgttttactggagattcccatgtgttgttctgtggaataaatgttgtgtaaacttgcagcaggttcattgtatttagtgggaaaagcattaaaaaggctgaagaaagtgctgcgaagtggattaaagtgtaAGAaagccttcagattcagattcaattttaattgtcattgtcagtgtacagtacagagacaacgaaatgcatttagcatctcccttgaagagcggcatagcaaacgatttgaataaataataataagtgtccggggggggtgtggtgattggcagtcaccgaggtacgttgttgagtagagtgacagccgccggaaagaagctgttccttgacctgctggttcggcaacggagagacctgtagcgcctccctgatggtaggagggtaaacaggttggggtgagagcagtccttggcgatgctgagcgccctccgcagacagcgctttgtttggacagactcaatggaggggagcgaggaaccggtgatgcgttgggcaattttcaccaccctctgcaatgccttccggtcggagacagaggagttgccataccatactgtgatgcagttggtaaggatgctctcgatggtgcagcggtagaagttcaccaggatctgaggagacagatggaccttcttcagtctcctcaggaagaagagactctgatgagccttcttgatcagagtagaggtattgtgggtccaagagaggtcatcggagatgttgactcccaggaacctgaagctagaaacacgttccacctccgtcccgttaatgtggatgggggtgtgcgtgccgcctctggacttcctgaagtctacaatgagttccttggtcttcttggagttaagggccaggttgttgtcagcgcaccatgctgctaagtgctggacctcctccctgtaggccagctcatcgttgttgctgatgaggccaatcaccgttgtatcatctgcatacttgatgatggtgttagtaccatgtacaggtgtgcagtcataggtgaagagggagggagaggagggggctcagcacacagccctgtggaatgccggtgttcagggtgagggttgaagaggtgtgcttgtctaacctcacagactggggtctgttggttagaaagtccagtatccagttgcagagtgaggggtcgatgcccaggttaccgagtttggtgatcagttttgatggtataatggtgttgaatgctgagctgtaatcgatgaacagcattcttacgtaagtgtctctgttgtcgatgtgggagagggcggagtgaagtgccgttgagatggcatcctccgtactactgttcttgcggtaggcaaactgatagggatccagtgtggggggtaggcagcttttgaggtgtgccaggaccagcctctcgaagcacttggtgatgatgggggtaagtgcaactgggcggaagtcgttgaggcttgccgcagtggagtgttttggcactggcacgatggaggtggttttaaggcaagtggggacaactgcttgggcaagtgacaggttgaagatgtcagtccagacgtctgtcagctgcgcagcacaggccctgagcacgcgcccggggatgccgtcagggccagcagctttacgtgcattagtcctactcagtgccacgtacacgtcgtagggggtgagtgtgaggggttggtgatcggcaggtagcacagccttgatggctgtctctagattgtgatggctgtctctagattgtaaagtccctgctgatgtgctggaacacaaagaaggccccatgaatcaactctaactgaaaggtacaaagtctgaatttatgaaaatctatctgtatggactttaattcattTAATATAATGCAGTTGCCGGGGTGGAGGTGGGTGGAGCATCGACAATGGGGCCGCCCGGGATCGAGTGTAATATAGTTGGGCCGCCCGGTTGTGGTGGGGGAGTGAGCGTTATACAGTTGCTGGGGTGGAGCATCGACAATGGTGCCTCCAGGGatcgagtgtaatacagttgtgccGCCCGGGTGTGGTGGGGGAGTGAGCGTTATACAGTTGCCGGGGTGGGTGGAGCGAGCGTCGACAGTTTCTCGGGGCGGGAACGAGCGTCGACTGCACGGACCGCGCGGGTTTAACGGGCGTCGACAGTTGGGGTTTAAAGTCCAGAGGAAGGTGCGGAAATATTATTGTTTAATGGCCACAttattctgtctgtctgtccgggaatatggtggaggggggagtgagagaagaTGGGGTAGGCGAGAGTgatggaagagtgtggagggagggaggggtaggggtagagggacagaggggtaggggaagggggcggagggaggggaggagggagatggtgtaggggagggggggagaagagtgtggagggaggaggggggtgtggggaggggggggggggagagggagagggggaggagggagtggtggggagaggaggatgggggaggagatgggagggggtgagaggaagaaagtttggatagactcggcttgtactcgctagaatttagaggattgaggggggggggggatcttatagagacgtacaaaattcttaaggggttggacaggctagatgcaggaagattgttcccaatgttggggaagtccagaacaaggggccacacacacagtttaaggataagggggaagtcttttcgagaccgagattttttttcacacacagagagtggtgaatctgtggaattctctgtcacagaaggtagttgaggccacagttcattggctatatttaagagggagttagatgtggcccttgtggctaaagggatcagggggtatggagagaaggcaggtacaggatactgagttggatgatcagccatgatcatattgaatggcgaatggtgcaggctcgaagggccgaatagcctctactcctgcacctattgactatgtttctatgtggtctGCCGTTTAGCAGAGTGGGGTGGTGACAGCTATCGGTGGAGGAAAACAAACAAACCCTTGATAATTCCATTATTTTGATTCATCACAGCTCCTGCAATGTCTTCGATGACGGAGCTCCTGGAAAGGTGTGATGATTCACAGCTGCTGGATTTGACAAATCATTACCGCAAGATGCTGGAAGCGGCGACTCAAAAGGCGGTGGAGAATGTCGTCTTCGTTCTAGCGTACGAGAGATATTTCAGTGAGCAAGAGTACAAGGTAGGGAGAGGAATGGATGAGTGGGTAACTTTAGCCGATACACAAATGTTTTCATTCACAATTATTGTGGGCTGAACGGTCCATTCTTGTGCTGTCCTcgttgtaatgagtcgagtcataTACACGTCAAGGTACAatacatgtttattaaagtccactcaCACAATTCATCTGCATGGtgttacagtaactagcagctactcaaaTGACCAATAAACATAATATGACATAgtgttcatagcaaaatgatttgagtataggagcagggaggttctactgcaattgtacagggtcttggtgagaccacacctggagtattgcgtacagttttggtctcctaatctgaggaaagacattcttgccatagagggagtacagagaaggttcaccagactgattcctgggatgtcaggactttcatatgaagaaaaactggatagactcggcttgtactcgctagaatttagaagattgaggggggatcttatagaatcttaaggggttggacaggctagatgcaggaagattgttcccgatgttggggaagtccagaacaaggggtcacagtttaaggataagggggaaatcctttagagccgagatgaggaaagcatttttcacacacagtggtgaatctctggaattctctgccacagaaggtagttgaggccacacagttcattggctatatttaagagggagttagatgtggtccttgtggctaaagggatcagggggtatggagagaaggcaggtacaggatactgagttggatgatcagccatgatcatattgaatggcggtgcaggctcgaagggccgaatggcctctactcctgcacctattttctatgtttggatggcaggcaggcaggcagcaccggaTATCTGGCATCATCATCAGCATCAGCAGCGCTGAGTACCCGGGTCACGTGACAGCGGGCAGGGCCACCTCTGACGTCACCACCCGGGAAGCGTCGGGGTTTAAAGGGGAGGGTGGGCGGCCATTTAAAGGGGAGGGAGTGCGGGGAATCGGCCAACAATATTCCAGTCCCCAGGGCGGTGACGTTTACACCACAAAATGTTCACACGATCACTCTCAGTCCGGGTCTGGGTTCCTGCAGCGACATCAGTTCCTTCTTCCCGGTTGGTCCGAACATATTCTCCCACAGCCTGAAACAAGTGGAGGAATAAAGAGGAAATAAACAGATGAAACAACAGTGTCAATAACAGGGACTGGGGTTAATATTGCAACAACACTTACAGAACAAATCCACAGGAGAAAGAAGCCCGCGGATGGATGGATCCCCTGATATTTgatcacattaaacattaacacaaacactcACCAGATCCACATCAGTCTCGGGAGGGTCAGTATGAGGTCACGGAGAGCGGGGACACATCGGTCTGTGAGGGAGTTGTCTGTCAGGTACAGCCACGTCAGTGAGGGCTTTGTACTGAGGGCGGAGGTGAGATCCTCGGCTCCAGAATCTGTGAGACCGACACTGTTCagcctggagatgagagagagtgagggtgagggacacacagagagagacaggagacggtgcaaatccccagtgtttatcagtgACACAATTACTGATCATATTAATGTTCTGTGTCAGACACCCAGTGAGTGTAAACACAATCTCTCACAGTCTGGGACTTACCGCAGTGTCTGTATTTTACAGTCCGGGTTCCTCAGAGCTTCAGACACCAGTTTCACTCCAGAATCTCTCAGTTTATTCCCACTCAGGTACAGCCCCATCACCGTATGGTTTGTACTGAGAGCGGAGGCGAGATCCACGACTCCAGAATCTGCGAGACCAACACTGCCCagcctggagatgagagagagtgagggtgagggacacacagagacaggagacggtgcaaatccccagtgtttatcagtgACACAAATACTAatcatattaatgttcagtgtcagaCACCCAGTGAGTGCAAACACAATCTCTCACAGTCTGGGACTTACCACAGTCTCTGTATTTTACAGTGCGGGTTCCTCAGAGCCGCAGACACCAGTTTCACTCCAGAATCTCCCAGGTTGTTATGTCCCAATCTAAACACAAACAGACGGAGTAAGAAACAAACCCCGAGGCTGAGATAGACAACTTCTCCCAAAGGGATATTTCTGGAAACACCTCAGCACATTATTGAACAAATCTGTGTGAATGTGGTGTTTGGTGACTTTCACCATTTATTCTCATTCTCCGACCGACGATGGGGAAATGTTCCCCGTGCAGAGAACGGCGGCAGGCAACACGCACAACCCGGGGGAAGGGGTTGATCACCGGTGACCCGGGGGAGGGACGGGTAAAATAGGAGGGGTGCCCCCCCCGGGCACAGTGACGGCCGCTCGGCCCCATAGAAGGGGTGCTGGACGGACGGAATAACAAAATAGTGGAACAATTTTACAGTTCAGTGTTAGCGTCAAGCGGATATTTACCCCAAGTCCTGACACTTGTGCAGAATCGGTCCCAGCCGCTGGAGACCTTCACACTGAATGCGGCAGTTCAACAGATCGAGGTGTTTGATTGTATCACAGGGCCTGGTGGCATGAGACAGGACCGCTCAGTCAATCGGGGTCAGTCCCAGTCCACTGAATGAAAGTGTTTCCACAGATCCCAGTGTCTGCTGAGCCAGTCCAGGATTCTGTGACTCAAACAGGTAGTGCATCATGTTCAGGAGCCTCCGTGTATCAGCTTCACTCACTTTGTTTCCAGCCCGGCGTTGAACCTCCCCCTTCACCCAGTCACTCACTTGGCAGATTGATTGATGAGGGAATTTACCCAGAAGCTCCTCCAGGATCCAAGCTGTCCGTGGGGAGGAGAGACCAGCGACAAAACGGAGAAATACTTCAAATCGCCCATCTGTCATGCCGTGGGCTTCAATGAGGAGTGTTGTGATATCCCCGGGATCTACAGTCAGGAATTGTGCGAGTGCGGCTACAAACTCTTGGATGGTGAGGTGCGGGAAGGTGTACACAACGCTCCGGGCTgaatcctctctctccaaaagTTCCATCAGGAACTGGGAAGGCTGCAGATTGTAATTGATCAAATCTCCATCTGTGAACACGATGTTCTTCTCAGCCACTCCAGTGAAGGCCATCTGGCCAACCCTCAGTAACACCTCACGGAGGTTCTCAATCTCACGGCCGTGGTTTTTCAGGATGTTGTAAATAAAGTAGCAATAtagttgtgtgatggtcttgggaACTCGCTGCGGGTCCCGGTGCgtttgtgtgaagaaggggcccaatgTCAGGCCGAGGATCCAGCAGTAGGAGGGGTTGTAGCTCATGGTGTACAGGATCTCATTCTCCTTCACATGTTTGAAAACAGCTGCTGCCACTAACTGATTTTCAAAATACCTGGTGAAATATTCCTTCCGTTCCTCACCAACAAATCCCAGGATTTCAGCCTGGACACTGATCTCTGCCTTTTCCAGTAAATGCAACGCGGTGGGGCGGGTGGTCACTAGCACTGAACACCCTGGGAGCAGCTTGTGCTGgattaaactgtacacaatgtcagACACTTCACACCACCACTCGGGATCTGGACACTGGTGCTTAGGTTCTGTGTCTCTCCGACTGTCAGCAAAATCGATTCTGCCCTTGAATTCATCCAGACCGTCAAATATAAACAGCAATCCCTCTGGGTTCTTCCAGACCTCCCGCAGCATATTCCCAAAGTAAGGATACtgatccagaatcagttccctcAGGTTTATTCTGTGTTTAAACATGTTCAAATCCCGGAATTTGAAACTGAAGACAAACTGGAATTGTTGGAATATTTTCCCTGTGGCCCAGTCATGAACAATCTTCTGCACCATTGTTGTTTTTCCGATCCCCGCAACTCCGGATACTGATGCTGAACTCCCCGCGACTTCGGACACTGATGCTGAACTCCCAGATCGGGATTTACTCCGGGAAAAGCTCCTCTGGAACAATTgatcactcctgattttttccaGTTCTCCCCGGAGATGTTTCTTTTGCCATTCCTCATGGTCCCGGCCTCTTGCCAGCAGCTCATGTTCAACCAGTGTCCAATCTCGAACAGTGGAGATGATGGTGAGAGTGTATCGATCAAGCAGCAGGAAATTCTTAACCTTCTCGTTCATCAGGATGGTGTTCACACTCAGTGTTTCAGTCTGTGCTTGCAGAGTCTCCTTGTGTTTCCGTTGAACATCTGTGGACATAGAGACAGCATgtattgagtgtaggagcagggaggttctactgcagttgtacagggtcttggtgagaccacacctggagtattgcatacagttttggtctcctaatctgagggaggacattcttgccatagagggagtacagagaaggttaaccagactgattcctgggatgtcaggactttcatatgaagaaagactggatagactcggcttgtattcgctagaatttagaagattgagggggggatcttatagaaacgtacaaaattcttaaggggttggacaggctagatgcaggaagattgttcccgatgttggggaaatccaggacaaggggtcacagtttaaggaaaagggggaaatcttttaggaccgagatgagaaaaacatttttcacacagagagtggtgaatctgtggaattctccggattccacagaaggtagttgaggccacagttcattggctatattaagatggagttagatgtggcccttgtggttaaagggatcaggggatatggagagaaagcaggtacaggatactgagttggatgatcagccatgatcatattgaatggcggtgcaggctcgaagggccgaatagcctctactcctgcacatattttctatgtttctatgatcatggctgatcatccacaatcagtaccccattcctgccttctccccatatcccctgactctctctcgctatctttaagagccctatctagccctctcttgaaataattctctccagagaaccggcctccaccgccctccgaggtagggaatcccacagactcacacaactctctgggtgagaatgaCAGACTCTACTGACAGAGAGCAGCTGCCCACTGTAATCCCCGTAGAGGAGTCTGACTACTCAAAATGACCGAGGAATGTGACAATAACACATAGTTCCCTGTCCatcctccagagccagcaaggaAGGCCCAACGCCAAATTTATGACACATTCTCATCAGGCAGCTAaagacaatacaataccatttattaaaGACAGACATTCAGTTTCAGAGTGAAAGGAAGGGGACTTTTCATGGACTTTCTCATGgagttctctccctctctctctctctctctctctctctctctctctctctagaaaatatagaaacatagaaattaggtgcaggagtaggccattcggcccttcgagcctgcaccgccattcaatatgatcatggctgatcatccaactcagtatcccgtacctgccttctctccataccccctgatccccttagccacaagggcacatcttactccctcttaaatatagccaatgaactggcctcaactaccctctgtggcagagagttccagagattcaccactctctgtgtgaaaaaagttcttctcatctcggttttaaaggatttccctcttatccttaagctgtgaccccttgccctggacttccccaacatcgggaacaatcttcctgcatctagcctgtccaaccccttaagaattttgtaagtttctataagatcccctctcaatctcataaattctagagagtataaaccaagtctatccagtctttcttcataagacagtcctgacatcccaggaatcagtctggtgaaccctctctgcactccctctatggcaataatgtccttcctcagatttggagaccaaaactgtacgcaatactccaggtgtggtctcaccaagaccctgtacaactgcagtagaacctccctgctcctatactcaaatccttttgcaatgaaagctaacataccattctctttctttactgcctgctgcacctgcatgcctaccttcaatgactggtgtaccatgacacccaggtctcgctgcatctccccctttcccaatcggccaccatttagataatagtctgctttcccgtttttgccaccaaaatggataacctcacatttatccacattatactgcatctgccaaacatttgcccactcacccagcctatccaagtcaccttgcagtctcctagcatcctcctcacagctaacactgcccccccagcttagtgtcatctgcaaacttggagatattgccttcaattccctcatccagatcattaatatatattgtaaatagctggggtcccagcactgagcattgcggtaccccactagtcactgcctgccattgtgaaaaggacccgtttactcctactctttgcttcctgtttgccagccagttctctatccacatcaatactgaacccccaatgccgtgtgctttaagtttgtatactaatctcttatatgggaccttgtcaaaagccttctggaagtccagatacaccacatccactggttctcccctatccacgctactggttacatcctcgaaaaattctataagattcgtcagacatgatttacctttcgtaaatccatgctgactttgtccaatgatttcaccactttccaaatgtgctgctatcccatctttaataactgactctagcagttgccccactaccgatgttagactaactggtctgtaattccccattttctctctccctcccttcttaaaaagtggggttacgtttgctacccgccaatttgctacccgccaatcttcaggaactactccagaatctaaagagttttgaaaaattattactaataaTCTTTATAAATCTTGcttaaacaaatttaattttgtgaaattctacaattagataaccccaccattacagaccgatctcattccactctctggttattgggaagaccagaccccgtttattgtggagaaacaactccatagaaaaaaagaaaataagcacaaaaacTTGAAGTAACATTTCAGGGCTAGAGCAACtgtaatcttcatattgctattattttcccaaatagtgcagatgtgaacagtgtgattacatgaatgtgattagatgaatgaattacagagtgtgtggaatacaaaatcaactcaaacacagcatatgagccattAAAAAGaactgatttaaaaaacattaaaaaagaaaattaccagaggcaaaatttataaacatttttttctttaacaagaattaagagaattatgaactaacataattatgaatctaaccctatgtcacacacaaaaacttccccgcaacgttgattaccctgCGAGTCTGGTCGGGTCGGCTTGGTtccagtttacactaaatctaCTCAAACACAGCctatgaaccatttaaaaataaattatttaaaaacattaaaaaaaaccactattaccagagtcaaattttattcttgacaagaatgaACAGAGGTGAGAACTAACAGAATTACTCCTAAGATCCTATAACTGTGCTATAAGATTACATTGGATTAcattgcgagtcgggtcgggtcgggtcggtaggatcaggttactaaaatgggcggatgGAGAAAAACGCCCAGGATTCCCTCCGTAGCTACTACACGTCACCCATTGTATTCCGCAGGAGtggcccatcttgctccgctataagatctttggttctcgCTGCTCCTGGCTTCACCTTCGTGACGTCGGGGCCTGGGGAGGGAGGCGGGACCTGTTCCCATTGGCCTCTTACGCTGCCTGTCAGTGGGGGGGGCGGGATCCGGTTGCCGGTCACATGATACGTGTCGGTACGTCACCATGGTCGAAGGGAGCTCAGCGCCTGGGAGCTTTTTCTTTCGTCACCttatgctatatagtggctcgccactgctgtacacattgTTGTGCTATTGATGTGTTCAGTGTAAGGTCTGCAGTAGTGCATGGATTATCTATCCACCAATGGGtattgcagtaggtgttgcattgtctgggtcaCTCTGTGTACCACAGTTGCAGCTTGTTGTACCCTTgatgtagccccatttgtgcattgtcacccttgaccACCCGACCCCGGTTCGTAGTCggttgagacatctccagttcAGCCAGTGTTCATCAGCACCTGGGTGGTAAGCCCTCTGCTGCTGGTATGTGCCCATCTTGATTGAAATAGGGACAGTGCCAAGTCTGTTCTTCCACATCTGGAGGCGAGCTTCAGTTGGTGTTGTTTCCAATGGGGTGATGCTGGTTCGGAAGCTCTTACAGGATTTTAACCACCAAGGAGGGGCACATGGTTGTGTAATGGGTGTCAATCGTCTGTCAGTTGTTTCAGATGCTCTGTCCTACTTGCAACAGCTCTCCTGATGTCTGGGGGAGCGATGCCAGCCAGAGaatgggcagtggaggacaattctctggaagcttttaagagagagatagatagagctcttaaagatagcagatagCAGATAGCAGaagggagatagagagaaggcaggaatggggtaccgattgtggatgatcatagaaATGGCTATTGTCTAGCCAGAGAattggcagtggaggacaattctctggaggctttgtcCGTAGATTGGAGACAACCAGCAATGCTAGGGCAGGCGTATTCTGCAGCAGAGAAGCAGAGTGCTAAGGCTGTAGTACGTACTGTTGTTGGGTTGGTACCCTGTTTGGTGGTGGTGAGTTTGTTCAATATGTTGTCGCGGGTGCCCACCTTTGCTTTAGGTTTTTCCACATGTGCTTGAATGTTAAGCAGCGGTCGAGTGTGACTCCAAGGTAGACTGGGTTTGGGCAATGTGTTAGTGGGAGTCCGGACCATATGACGTGTAGTTGATGGTTACCCTCTTGGTTTGTCAGGTGGAATGCACAGACCTGTGTTTTGGATGGGTTGGCACGCAGCTGGTTTTCCTCACAATATGAATATAAGCCGGTGAGTGCCTCTGTCAGCGTTGTCTCAACATCTTGGAACTGTGTACCCTGTGCTGTTATACAGAGATCATCTGCATTGAAGAAAAGCTTAGTTACCAAGTCAGTTGGCTGGTCATTGGTGTAGATGATGTACAGGATCGGTACCAGAACACTTCCTTGAGGGAGGCCGTTCTTCCGTCATCGCCATCTGCTGCATTTCCCTCCTTTCTCGACAAAGAACCTTTGATTTTGGAGCATTGTTTGTATTAGCTCGGTTAGATGCAGATCTTTTGTCATCTCAAGGATCCTGTAGAGGAGTCGTTTGTGGTTGATAGTGTCATATGCTGCTGACAAATCAACAAACACTGCTCCCGTGATTTGCCCTTGTTCAAAGCCATGTTCGATATGTTGCGTTCGATTGAGGAGCTGGCTTGTTGTGGAC includes the following:
- the LOC129694634 gene encoding NACHT, LRR and PYD domains-containing protein 3-like: MSTDVQRKHKETLQAQTETLSVNTILMNEKVKNFLLLDRYTLTIISTVRDWTLVEHELLARGRDHEEWQKKHLRGELEKIRSDQLFQRSFSRSKSRSGSSASVSEVAGSSASVSGVAGIGKTTMVQKIVHDWATGKIFQQFQFVFSFKFRDLNMFKHRINLRELILDQYPYFGNMLREVWKNPEGLLFIFDGLDEFKGRIDFADSRRDTEPKHQCPDPEWWCEVSDIVYSLIQHKLLPGCSVLVTTRPTALHLLEKAEISVQAEILGFVGEERKEYFTRYFENQLVAAAVFKHVKENEILYTMSYNPSYCWILGLTLGPFFTQTHRDPQRVPKTITQLYCYFIYNILKNHGREIENLREVLLRVGQMAFTGVAEKNIVFTDGDLINYNLQPSQFLMELLEREDSARSVVYTFPHLTIQEFVAALAQFLTVDPGDITTLLIEAHGMTDGRFEVFLRFVAGLSSPRTAWILEELLGKFPHQSICQVSDWVKGEVQRRAGNKVSEADTRRLLNMMHYLFESQNPGLAQQTLGSVETLSFSGLGLTPIDIVFALTGCLTLNINMISICVTDKHWGFAPSPVSVCPSPSLSLISRLGSVGLADSGVVDLASALSTNHTVMGLYLSGNKLRDSGVKLVSEALRNPDCKIQTLRLNSVGLTDSGAEDLTSALSTKPSLTWLYLTDNSLTDRCVPALRDLILTLPRLMWIW